Proteins from one Calditerricola satsumensis genomic window:
- a CDS encoding TatD family hydrolase translates to MFVDTHAHVNDAQFDADRDAVLARAREAGVTRIVTIGYNRATIPSALALADRHEALYAAIGWHPHDAAACAEEDLAWVERLAREHGKVVAIGEIGLDYYRDWAPRDAQRAVFRQQLALARRLGLPVILHCRDAYADVLEVLRDEGAGEIGGVMHCFTADWETAKAFLDLGFYLGIGGVVTFKTGAAVREVVQKAPLDRLLLETDCPYLAPVPHRGKRNEPAYLRHTAEVVAEVRGMAVEDVAAATTENAMRLFRLP, encoded by the coding sequence GTGTTTGTCGACACGCACGCCCACGTGAACGATGCGCAGTTTGACGCCGATCGCGACGCCGTCCTCGCCCGGGCCCGGGAAGCAGGGGTGACGCGCATCGTCACCATCGGCTACAACCGCGCCACGATCCCGTCGGCCCTGGCGCTGGCCGATCGCCACGAGGCTCTCTACGCGGCGATCGGCTGGCATCCCCACGATGCGGCCGCCTGCGCGGAGGAAGACCTCGCCTGGGTCGAACGCCTGGCCCGCGAACACGGCAAGGTGGTGGCCATCGGCGAAATTGGCCTCGATTACTACCGCGATTGGGCGCCGCGCGACGCGCAGCGGGCGGTGTTTCGCCAGCAGCTGGCCCTCGCCCGGCGCCTCGGGCTTCCCGTGATCCTCCACTGCCGCGACGCGTATGCCGACGTGCTCGAGGTGCTGCGCGACGAGGGCGCCGGCGAGATCGGCGGCGTCATGCACTGTTTCACCGCCGATTGGGAGACGGCCAAGGCCTTTCTCGATCTCGGCTTTTACCTGGGTATCGGCGGCGTGGTGACGTTCAAAACGGGCGCGGCGGTGCGGGAGGTGGTCCAAAAGGCGCCCCTCGACCGGCTGCTCCTCGAGACCGACTGCCCGTACTTGGCGCCGGTGCCCCATCGCGGCAAGCGCAACGAGCCGGCCTACCTTCGCCACACCGCCGAGGTGGTGGCGGAGGTCCGCGGGATGGCCGTGGAAGATGTGGCCGCGGCGACGACGGAAAACGCCATGCGCCTCTTTCGCCTGCCCTGA